Below is a genomic region from Primulina eburnea isolate SZY01 chromosome 9, ASM2296580v1, whole genome shotgun sequence.
CGACGACTGACAATCTTAACTTTTGTGATCATAATGTGAACCAAGTAAACAAAACAGACGGAATCAAACTGCGATCAAATAAACGTCAATGATCTCTAGTTTTATCCCaaagtatatttttttataataatttatttactcGTACGACTTAACAGTAAATGAAATAACGATAAGGGAGTGAATCGTGGAATCGGTAGGGCTCCTCCTCCCTCCTCTCCTGTCTTCTTCCCTCGTCAGTCTTCATTAATGTCCGCTCTGCCTTGTGTCGATCCACAGGTCATTTTCACTCCCACCCCTTCATCTTGGTAACTGCGATCTCACCTCATTTTCGAGGATTTTCATCGCAATTTCTTCATTATTCCCATTATTTTTCAAGGTTGACCGATGATTCCGAGTTTCCGCCTTTGATTTCTCTATTACGGTCGCAATTTACCCAAATTCAGCTCAGATTGGAGTGTTGCGCTGTATCAAATTCAGAAACCCTAATGGCTTCTATTAGATTGGAGGCATCTAAGCAATACTACGCTACCAGCAGTCTTGTGATAGGCTACGCTCTCTGCTCTAGCTTACTTGCTGTGATCAACAAGTTTGCCGTCACCAAGTTTAATTACCCGGGACTGCTCAATGCTTTGCAGTACCTGACATCTGCTCTTGGGGTCTGGATATTGGGGAAATTAGGGTTCTTGGCACACGATCCATTCGTGCTGGAGACTGCTAAGAAATTCCTTCCTGCGGCATTTGTTTTTTATTTGGCTATATTCACCAACACGAATCTCCTTCGCCACGCCAATGTCGATACTTTCATAGTCTTTAGATCACTCACCCCCCTTTTGGTGGCAATTGCAGATACTGTGTTTAGGAGACAGCCGTGTCCATCCAAGTTAACGTTTTTATCCTTGGTGGTCATATTGGGCGGTGCGGTGGGCTATGTAGCAACGGATAATGGGTTCACATTGACTGCCTATTCTTGGGCATTAGCATATCTGGTGACTATTACCACCGAGATGGTTTACATCAAGCACATGGTGACGAATCTTGGTTTGAGTACGTGGGGATTTGTGTTTTACAATAATTTGTTGTCCTTGATGATGGCACCTGTGTTTTGGATTGTAACCGGAGAGTATGTTGATGTGTTTATGGCTATTGGAAGGTCGAGTGCTGGGGATTTTTTCGAGCCGGTTCCCTTTTTCGCTGTCTCGTTGTCTTGTGTGTTTGGGTTGCTTATTAGTTTCTTTGGCTTTTCAGCTAGAAAGGCTATCTCAGCTACTGCTTTCACAGTTACCGGTGTGGTGAACAAGTTTTTGACTGTTGCGATTAACGTGTTGATTTGGGATAAACACGCTACACCAATTGGTTTGGTGTGCTTGCTCTTGACTCTTGCTGGAGGGGTTCTCTATCAGCAATCAGTCACTGGAGGAGCTGGAAATTCTTCGAACCAGCGAGAGCCTGGACTATCCAAACAAATTGATAAGAGCAGCAGTGCCGATGGTTATTCAGATGAGGATGATGAAAAAGGCATTTCTGATAAAATTTCTGGTGTATGAACTTTAATTGCATAAACTGAGGCTGCTTATGTGAGCTTTGAGGCACACGTTTGTGACTTGATAATATAACTCTGTTCTCAGcatatattttgtattttttggtGCTCACGGTTTACTAGTCCGATATTTTTTGAACTATACATCGAGAATTTACGATATAACATGCTTATTGTTTACACTTGTATGCTTGATGGTTCAAGGTTTGTTTTTTTAACTTGTGAAACACAAACTGTATGTCATGTGAATTGAGACCTTAGATCAGTACACATTTTTCTATTTGCTTTTTCAGTTGCCTTTCTTAATCAGAGATGATATTGTGTTTCTCTGTTGCTATAAGTAAGCAATGTTTTTTATCTTGGTTAACCATTTCTTAAACGTTTATCCTTGTTTTTTGAGATCCTGAGTACAATGTTATTTATGGTTGTTTTTGTGCTAACCTAGATTCCTATGTAAGTTACTTGGCAAGCTAATGGTTTGTTCCTCTTATTGGAACATGGTATCATGtaatcaataaaattaaaaagattTGACTGCACTATTAACATAGACTATATATTTTGGACGTACAAGGGGAGTCAAGGTTGCGACTTGCGAGTATGATTTTCTTGAGTTGCAGGTTGATGCAACTGTCGGGAGATGGATTGTTTAGTGAACAACATTTTGGTGGCACGACAATAAAAACGTTTTGCTTCAAATGTTAAATGATCGAATTGTGGTGGTTGTTTATGGgataatttaaaagatttaaggAGTAACATTTGACTGTGTGATCAAGGTTGTGTGAACTTTGGGGATGTTTCTCTCCACAATACTCGCCTTTCCTAGTAAAATTCAGGAGAAAAAGAGATGTCCCATTTAAATATTAATGCATCTACCAGCAATCCTTATTACGGTTTGAAGCAGGTGTCTCTCTTGAAAGAAAAAACTGAATGCTGCTTAATAAAAGACTTCCTCCTGCTTTGGGATTCAACATGCTTTGTCTGTCCTATCCTGAAAGTTCAAATGCCGTGAGGAACCGCTAAACTCACATTTTGTAAGCTTATGTTCCAATCTTTTCCGCCTTCCCAACTCTAGTTGGCAAAATAGGAAAAAATCTCTAATGTGGTAAACTGGTAATCATGCCCCCAGTCAACGAATGTTCTGTGAAAGAATAAAATGTTTACCGCAGTTATGTAATATATTGGTTTTTTGTGTGCTCTAATATGTTTTTACCGCTTGATATAACTTGAAGATTCATTTGAAACGGATGTTTCTTGAGGGCTAAATGTACAATTTTACCAGAATTAGTAATATGCTGAGTCTTTCCATAGCATCCTTCTTGAATTTGACATCGAACCGGTTTATTGCACTAGGGAGCATTTGGTTTGCCATACCTACTTCATTTACAAAGAAAACCTTGAGGCAGGTATTGTAATTTACAGTATTAGCAATATGCGATTGTTAATAAGGTAACTAGTAAACATGTCAGTtgtatgattttttattttttttttcaaaaaagctCTCTTTTTCGTgatctctccatttttcttttgacTTGTATAAGAGCAAATTACACACTTATAAGTAGTAGATGTGTACAAAGTTGtggaaaaaaatttatgagaGTGTCATGACTATATCCCTGTATGTCAGTCAGACTTGTGCTTTTTAGtccattttttttatgattggaTACTTTTCAAAGAGCAGAATCTCTACAATAAGCAATTTTCTGTCTCAAAACAACTAATGATGATGTTGGCCAATATAATATAATTGTGGTCAACTTCCAAGTCACCCTGTCCATAAGCTAGTTCTGATATCGATGAGATCAtttgtaatttattttatttcttgtttgTAATCTTTATACATATTCCTAGGGATGCTTAAAGTCCTGGGCTTTCGGTGCAGTCCTATGCCGCGTTCATAAAGGGGATTCAGTACTTATGGTTCCAAATTTTACCTTGGAACCAATTCAAACCGTTTCGGTATTATCGTTATGGTTATGAGGTGAATCGGAATGGTTCAGGGGCCCTACATATGGGTATCCTTCGCCCAAAGCCCTCTTTTTATCGGTCCAGAACCGAATGGCTCCAGTTTTTAACACAAGAAACCATTTTTCTAATGTGTTGGGGCCAGTTTTTAACAAGGCGATTCCTGACCGGTTTGGAATGGATCCGTCCTGTTAAGCTGATTCCGATCACACACCATGATCAAACCTGTTGCTGGTCCAAGTTACGTTTCCCTGCTTTCCACAAAGTTTATCATTCATTTTAATTTCTATGTTACTTGCAATCaattaagttattttttttatgttatgaCATAATGGTTTAGTAATGGCTCTATATCCGCCTATACGTACGATAGCATCCTTATGCTGGGAATAATAGGTATAAAAAAGTTACTTGAaattaattttcttgtaaacGTTATAATTAATTGttctttttaattatatttattgataataaatagaaatagaaaatgaaaagtAGGGGTTCATGCAAGTTGACACGTGTGTAGTGACTGACCGCTGTGTTCAGGCCCCTTTTCGTCATTTCATAAATCGAAAACTAGGGTTTAATCATTCCGTATTTTTGTGGGAACGAGTAGGGCCCCGTCGCTGTATCTGGTTCGAATATTGATCGACCATGGAAAAGGTGAGAGATGGTGCTCTGTGCTTGTACTGGTCTGGCTATCTACTGAGGTTTCTTTTCTTATTTCAGGAAGTGTTGATTAAGCTAGAGATAAAGAAATGTTGCTCCGACTGCAAGACCACCAAAACTCCCCTTTGGAGAAGTGGCCCCTCCGGCCCCAAGGTATAGAAACCGGGGTAATTTGTGCTTTAGATTTCTCGGATGATTGATCGATTGATGGATGTGTTTCAGTCATTATGCAATGCATGTGGAATCAGACACAGAAAGAAACGGCCGGCGAAGAATGATGCCAACAAGAAGAAGAAAGGGAAGAGCCGAAATGTAATGCAAATGAATCCGAGGGGCGAAGTGGAGAGAGCTGCTTTGCTTTTAATGGCCCTCTCATGTGGTGCTGTTTTTGTTTAACTTTTttcctttattattattat
It encodes:
- the LOC140842053 gene encoding GDP-fucose transporter 1, whose amino-acid sequence is MASIRLEASKQYYATSSLVIGYALCSSLLAVINKFAVTKFNYPGLLNALQYLTSALGVWILGKLGFLAHDPFVLETAKKFLPAAFVFYLAIFTNTNLLRHANVDTFIVFRSLTPLLVAIADTVFRRQPCPSKLTFLSLVVILGGAVGYVATDNGFTLTAYSWALAYLVTITTEMVYIKHMVTNLGLSTWGFVFYNNLLSLMMAPVFWIVTGEYVDVFMAIGRSSAGDFFEPVPFFAVSLSCVFGLLISFFGFSARKAISATAFTVTGVVNKFLTVAINVLIWDKHATPIGLVCLLLTLAGGVLYQQSVTGGAGNSSNQREPGLSKQIDKSSSADGYSDEDDEKGISDKISGV
- the LOC140842054 gene encoding GATA transcription factor 16, coding for MEKEVLIKLEIKKCCSDCKTTKTPLWRSGPSGPKSLCNACGIRHRKKRPAKNDANKKKKGKSRNVMQMNPRGEVERAALLLMALSCGAVFV